TTAAATAATAAACTTTTACAGAAATTACATGAAAATAAATTTAAAATATATGACTGGAACATACAAGCTTCCGATGGAATTAATGCTAAAACATCTCCTTATAAAATATTTAAAGAAACTACTACTAATCCAGAAAACCTTAATTCAATTATACTTTTAATGCACTGTGATTATATGCATAAAAATACTTGCATTGCTCTTCCTAAAGTAATAGATTATTATAAAAATCAGGGATATGAATTTAAAATTATAACAGAGGATACTGAAGAGCTATATTTTCCTATATCTACTAAAAGAACTTCGGGATTCTTTAAAAAAATACTTACAAATTAAAAGTTTAAGGCAAGATATTAAATTATAATATGTCTTGCCTTAAACTTTTATATTATCAATGTTTAATATTAGTTTTTATAAGTTCCATAAAGGTGTCAGGAGTAACCACTTTTATTTTAGAATTTTTATTTAATTCACTTATAACCTTTTCGATATCATCCATAGTTTTACTCCAGGCGTGTACATATACAAAAGTATAGGAGTTGGGATTAGTTATATCAGTATATCCTTTATCTGCATAAGAATTAATTTTTTCAACTAAGGTGTTGTTCTCTTCTAATTTGGACCATAGAAGATTTCTACATGAAACTATTGGTTTACCATTGCTCCACAGTATTTTTCCTTTATAGTCGTCCTGTCTGTGATAATTTAAATAAAATATGCCCTGTATATTGGGATATACGGTATACTTATCCCATAGAGCTATATTATCAAAAGACCAATTATCTAAAATTGAAATATATTTTTGATTTACGTTTTCCATATAATTATTTAACCTTTTAATATTTAATTCAAGGGCATCTTCTTTAAATTTACTGGGATACATGTAACCTGCTCCAGAAGGAGATACAATAAAGTTGTCATTGTAATCCTTTTGGGAAGCACTTTTATAATACAGCTTAAATACAGTAGGAGCCAGTTCGTATAGAGAAGGACTTATGGTGAATCCCATGTTGAATTTGCCACGGCTGGGAGAGCCATACCACTTTTTAGAGCTATAATTGTTTCCAAGAGTCCACTGTTGATTATCTCCATCTGACATAATAAATGTAACAAAATGAGTGTTCTCTTTAGAAAAACTATTTGAAGAGTTATTTTTTCGAGTTAAAATTTGGTATGGAAGTGCACTAAGTACAGTTAAATTATAGGACCAGTCTGCAGGAACTATGCTTACGCCGTGTTTTGAAGCTTCTTGTACATTTTCATATTCATCTGGTCCCCAGCCTAAACAAATGGAGTCCTTCTCCATGGAGCTAAATACTTTGTCCCGTAGGGGAAATTCTTTAGGGGCGTCTTCATAAAATACAAGACATTTACTCATTATGGCATAATCCCTTAAAGCTGTGCTTTTATTTGGAGACAGTTCAATTACAATAGAATGGCTTAATTTAGAATTCCATAGATTATTGTAGGCCCAGTATTT
This genomic interval from Clostridium kluyveri contains the following:
- a CDS encoding GxGYxYP domain-containing protein, encoding MKLKYKLNKIFTIVIIFTLCINIFNSGANASSLHSYYIKNPKKPTHLYAIYENNLTPEEKTMIATLQGVISTSSYSQIYILSKSHPDYNIWLDDLKQNHGVTYDIVKDPWYLLDKFKSYVKGYVLYSNSSSKDPSINNACSLAALKNCIAIDESIENRLRDHGIKKLKGDCRNTDKYWAYNNLWNSKLSHSIVIELSPNKSTALRDYAIMSKCLVFYEDAPKEFPLRDKVFSSMEKDSICLGWGPDEYENVQEASKHGVSIVPADWSYNLTVLSALPYQILTRKNNSSNSFSKENTHFVTFIMSDGDNQQWTLGNNYSSKKWYGSPSRGKFNMGFTISPSLYELAPTVFKLYYKSASQKDYNDNFIVSPSGAGYMYPSKFKEDALELNIKRLNNYMENVNQKYISILDNWSFDNIALWDKYTVYPNIQGIFYLNYHRQDDYKGKILWSNGKPIVSCRNLLWSKLEENNTLVEKINSYADKGYTDITNPNSYTFVYVHAWSKTMDDIEKVISELNKNSKIKVVTPDTFMELIKTNIKH